The Bradysia coprophila strain Holo2 unplaced genomic scaffold, BU_Bcop_v1 contig_348, whole genome shotgun sequence genomic interval TCCGTTATCGACAATGTTTCATTTGATTGCTCTCGTTCGCCATTGTTTTTTCTCAGCATTCTCAGCGCGTACGCCACAATTCGTTGAAGGACTCGAATAGAATTTCTATGATTGATCCTGTCTATGAAATTGGCTTCTGGTACTGAAGCTGTTAGCACCGTTTTTAATTTGCTTTTCTTCAGTGATTTCTCTGATGAATGAGGCTTTCATTTCTGGCCAATCTTCTTTTTCCTGTTTTAAGAATTGTGGTCCTTCCCACCATAGCTTGGATTCCAACAGTTTTTCTGGTGTCATTCCACGTGACACTAAATCTGCTGGGTTAGACTTCGTATTGATATATCTCCAATTTTCCGGCTgagttttcctttttatttcagCTACTCTGTTGGCTACAAATGTGCGGTAGGTTCCATCTGATAACACCCATGATAAGACAACTTCCGAGTCCGTCCAGTAAGTAGTGCTAGATATATTCAGTTGCAACGTTTGCTCAACCTTTTTTGCTAATTCCACGTTTAGTAGCGCTGCACACAATTCCAGCCTTGGCAATGTTGTTTGCACTATCGGGGCAACTCTGCTTTTAGAACAGACCAAGCTGACTAGCCGTTCTCCGTCTGAATTTACCGACCGGAGATAAGCAACACTTCCATATGCTTTTTCACTTGCGTCCGAGAATAAATGCAGTTGTATATCTGACGGATTATCCACTAATATGCGCCTGGGTAGTTTCACcttatttaacttttttagtTGGTTTCGATACTGCTCCCATTTGCTATTCATATGCATTGGTACTGCTGCATCccattgcaattttaatttgcataTCTCTTGcaagaatatttttgccatCACGACTACCGGATTTACGAAGCCAAGTGGGTCAAATAATTGTGATAGTTCCGATAAGACTGTCCGCTTTGTGACTTTGTTATGCTCTTTTGGAACGTACGAAAGCATAAAAATGTCGTCTTTGGGAATCCATTTTACTCCCAATGCCTTCGTTTCTGTTTTTTCTGCATTGATCTCCAGGCTTACTTCTCGCTTCTTTGCTGGTATTGTTTCCAATAACATTGGATGATTGGAGCACCATTTATGTAGTTCAAAATGTCCACTTTTGCACATCTGTATTAATTGCTCTTGTAGCACTAGCGCTTGTTCCACATTTTCGGCTCCAGTCATAACATCGTCAACGTTAAAATCtgattttgctatttttgcGGCTTCAGGATAGACGTTCTTGTGCTCTTCTGCCAATGTTTGAAGTGCTTTTATTGCCAAATAAGAAGAACATGTTAGCCCATATGTCAATGTTTTTAGTTTATAAAATCCCAATGGTTGGTCTGGTTGTTCTCGCCAAATAATCATCTGCCATTTTTGGTGACTTTCAGTCACTTCTACTTGGCGatacatttttgtaatgtcCGCTGAAAACACTATCGCGTGTTTTCTGAAACGAACTAATATGGAAAATAAGTCGTCTTGAAGCATTGGACCATTAGCCAGTATTTCATTCAGTGAAATATTCGTTGTAGTTTTTGCCGATCCATCGAAAACTACTCTAAATTTCGTTGTGCTGCTGGATGGGTTCCTAACGGCATGATGAGGTATGAAATAATTCTCATCAGTTATATTTTCCAACTGTACTCGTTCCATGTGCCCAAGGTTTTCGTATTCTCGTAGAAAAGTAACGTATTCCTCTTTTAGCTCCGGATCCTTTTGGAATCGTCTTTCCAAGAACAGGAATCGCCTTATGGCCATATTTTTCGAGTTGCCCAGCATTGATGGTTCTTTTAtgaattgcaaattcacaataaattttccattgtcaCTATCTCTCATAGTAGTTTTGTCGAAATATTCCTCACAATTTACTTCGCGATCAGTCATTGGTTTCTTGACCTTGTAGCGTTCTTCCAATTgccagaatttttcaatttgtttttcgagCTGAGTTTCATTTACCATTCCCACGAAAGCTTCCTGCTGTTGTAGGCCCAGCACTTTTCCAGTTACTACCCAACCGAACACCGTATTTTGCAAATCTGGTAAGGATTTTCCAATCTCGATTTGTCCAATGGAAATTAGTTTGAAGAAAAGCTCTCCACCAATGATGATGTCAATTGCTGCTGGTATGTTGAAATTAGGGTCAGCTAAgttgatattttttggaattttccaTCTGCTTGTGTTTACTTCGTTCAATGGTTGACACGTGCTGACCTCCTTTAGGACGAACGCTTCTAGATTCGCCTCGAATCCAGATGCCATTGatttaataacaaaacttGCTCGTTTTGTTGATTCCACTTGCGATGATCCTACTCCATTAATTTTCAAGCTTGATTGGCttgattttgctttaattttgtTGCATAACTTCTGTGTTATGATATTTATTTGGGAACCAGAGTCCAATAATGCTCTGGCTTGACACGGTTGTCCATTTGACCCAATGACATTAATTATTGCGGTTGCCAAGAACACATGATCAAGATGCTCATTTTTAGTTGTTGTTCCCAATAATGACGTAGCCATTTTCTCCGAATGCATTAGAGTGTGGTGTTTTCTGTTGCACTTGGtacaactatttttttgtttacaatctCGTATTTCGTGCCCTTTTACTAGGCAATTCCAGCACATCTTCCAATTCCTCAATTTCTCCATTTTGCCTTTTAGGTTTAGTGCAGCAAATACTGGACATTTCGATATGTAGTGGGGTTCTTTGCAATCACATTTCTTGTTGGCATTAAAGATGTTCGGGGACGTGCTTGGAGTGGCGACCAATGACGTTTTTTGGTTAGGTGTGTCCTGGCTTTTAAATTCCCGGAAACTTATTTTCTTTGCAGGCTTCTTGTTGCCTTTCTCTTCGTTTGAAGATTCCACCGTTAAAATGCTGATACGTTGCTTCAAAAATTCCAGTAATTCTTTGTAACCACGCAATTTGGGTGGaccatcaattttgttttggaaaTGACCCATAGTTATGCTGTCGATTCTTTCTTCTACTATGTAGTAGAACAACATGTCAGTATCCTCATTCCAAGGTATTCCCATGTTGGAGATCAATGAAATGGATTCACTGATTTCATCTGTGATGTTTTTCATTGATTCGACGACGTATCTTTCCATTTTTGGCCCAGACTTTAGTTTTCTCATTAGCTGCACCATTATCAAGTGACAATTTTCATATCTGTCATTGAGCGTTTTCCAAGCGATAGCGTAACTGGCATTTTCTATTGGTAACGCTGAAAGTAATCTTAAAGGTTCACCTTTTAATTGCCCTTTCAAGTATGCCAATTTTTCGCAGTCATCCAATTGCTGCTGCCCGCCAATCATACGTTGGAATAACTCCTTGAATGATTTATATTTGACGTATTCCCCGGAAAATAGAGGAACATTtaatttcggtaatttcgCCGATGATTGCCAGTTAGCTGGATTGGAAGGTTTCGAGGCTTCGTACTTCTCAATAATTCTTGTCATTTCATCTGTCATATCGAAGAAATCGTGTATGTTACAGCTTGGACTGCTAATTATGTCGCACTGCACTTCTATAATTCTCGAATAGCTTTTAATGATATTTGCCAACGTTCTGGCTTGATCAATatcattttcgctttccgctTTATGCACTGCAATTATGTAATCATTGAGCCGCTGCATTAATAACCCATTCTGGTTGAGGTAGTATCAGTCGCATTGCTGATATCTTTAGGATTTTCGTTTGCATGCTTAAACAAATTATCCAGGTTTACATGGTCTCCAGTTTTGCCGGTTTTTTGCTCTGGATTTGCTTCTTGTAAATCATGGATTGTTTTTTGCATCAATGCCTTATACTCAGTGAAATACTTTATCGTTTCGTCGTAGTAGTTGGCCTTGAAGTATTGATGTTCGCTGTCCAACAACGCAGTtctgcacaaaaattcattattattgttgAACTCGTTCCGAAGTTCTTCAGCTTCATTAATCAATTGCTTTACATATTCGTAATTTTTCCTCTCAATAGGTAACGAATTGTAGCTTGTTAATTTAGATCGAACCTTGGTTCCGATCGATTTTTGCGCCGTAAGCGCTGCGTCTACTTtagacattttaatttgaccTTATGTCGATTCCCgggattattttatttattttaacgcaccgcgtttttatttatttttttaatatttatgacACACCGTGTCGAGTTGTAGTTTGCAAGGCTACTTTCTTTTCTAGTGGGTCTCAGTACTATTTCTATTATAGCTTGGACTCTCACGTTCTGTGACAAACTATGTCAATACGTAGTTTCCAATACTACTGTATTTATTTTAACGCGCCGCGTTATTTTTTAGTTAAGAATTCCCACTTTTACTTTAACAGCCAGTGCCGTTTGTGGATTTtgaattcaactttttattttttgcaacaCACCGTGTcactttatttttcctttaacagaTCGTGCTGTTTGTGGATTAACATaagcttttattttttataacacACCGCGTTacttgttttttatttcaacacaCCGTGTTGATTTAAGTGCACTTTTTGCGTAATACCCTTTGTATTACACTTTTATTGTTCAATAAATCAACGGCTGCAGTCCGCGATTTATTTTCCTTCGTTATATGTTCAATTCTTTCTGATacatttaacttttaatttttactcgcGCTCATTTCAAGCGTTCGGGGTCACCAATGTTTAACCCGTAGGAGCTTTTTCCTACGGTTATCCTTTTATCGAATAAAAAGACTaagatgttttattttaattataaactttACTTTATTAACTGATTCTTTCACAAGAACTCTCCTGTTTGACTACCGTTCAAACTCTCCTGTTTGAATACTTCTCAAACTCTCCTCAAACTCTGGCGTTATCCATTGAATGGATACAGTATTTATACTAATTCTAAACAAAGAATTTATTGTTATAATTACAATCACTTATAATTATCGTGGGAAGTATTTTAACGCTTGATTCACATAGTAATAAAGCAATGCACCGGATGTGACGTTCATCCTTTTCCATAATTTGGTTAATACATTTATACCGAAAACTATCCGgaataaatgtttccaaaaaagacaattaattataaacatttccaAGAAATGAATACCATAAATCATTTAACATCTTTTTACCACATATTTCGCTTAATGCATCTCATATTACACGTTAATGATTGCAATGTTTACATTCGCGCATATAATTGTTCATAATGTCGCGTATATGATTCAAGTATAACAATTCTATCGACTGAACTGTTAATGCATTGCGCATGCGCGAGCATGAAGATGCGCGCGCATATTGTAATTATTATATGTGATCtaattgaatataaattttacataattttataTCATTATCATTGCAAGCATTAACAATCATcacagtaggtgaatttttgtatgaaatcccaCATGTTATCATTaactgtggtgtgtcacccgcgtatctgtatctgcgtgacctccccaaactTTACAGCCTTGATCAGGAGTGGTTCGGAATTCGTGTTAAAATGGTGGTGGTCCAGACTGCACTTGTTATTGGCCTTAAAAGGCTGTTAGTGAGGTCTTTAAACGAACAAATCCAATGTAGAAATAGCA includes:
- the LOC119079853 gene encoding uncharacterized protein LOC119079853, with amino-acid sequence MSKVDAALTAQKSIGTKVRSKLTSYNSLPIERKNYEYVKQLINEAEELRNEFNNNNEFLCRTALLDSEHQYFKANYYDETIKYFTEYKALMQKTIHDLQEANPEQKTGKTGDHRLNDYIIAVHKAESENDIDQARTLANIIKSYSRIIEVQCDIISSPSCNIHDFFDMTDEMTRIIEKYEASKPSNPANWQSSAKLPKLNVPLFSGEYVKYKSFKELFQRMIGGQQQLDDCEKLAYLKGQLKGEPLRLLSALPIENASYAIAWKTLNDRYENCHLIMVQLMRKLKSGPKMERYVVESMKNITDEISESISLISNMGIPWNEDTDMLFYYIVEERIDSITMGHFQNKIDGPPKLRGYKELLEFLKQRISILTVESSNEEKGNKKPAKKISFREFKSQDTPNQKTSLVATPSTSPNIFNANKKCDCKEPHYISKCPVFAALNLKGKMEKLRNWKMCWNCLVKGHEIRDCKQKNSCTKCNRKHHTLMHSEKMATSLLGTTTKNEHLDHVFLATAIINVIGSNGQPCQARALLDSGSQINIITQKLCNKIKAKSSQSSLKINGVGSSQVESTKRASFVIKSMASGFEANLEAFVLKEVSTCQPLNEVNTSRWKIPKNINLADPNFNIPAAIDIIIGGELFFKLISIGQIEIGKSLPDLQNTVFGWVVTGKVLGLQQQEAFVGMVNETQLEKQIEKFWQLEERYKVKKPMTDREVNCEEYFDKTTMRDSDNGKFIVNLQFIKEPSMLGNSKNMAIRRFLFLERRFQKDPELKEEYVTFLREYENLGHMERVQLENITDENYFIPHHAVRNPSSSTTKFRVVFDGSAKTTTNISLNEILANGPMLQDDLFSILVRFRKHAIVFSADITKMYRQVEVTESHQKWQMIIWREQPDQPLGFYKLKTLTYGLTCSSYLAIKALQTLAEEHKNVYPEAAKIAKSDFNVDDVMTGAENVEQALVLQEQLIQMCKSGHFELHKWCSNHPMLLETIPAKKREVSLEINAEKTETKALGVKWIPKDDIFMLSYVPKEHNKVTKRTVLSELSQLFDPLGFVNP